DNA sequence from the Nicotiana tomentosiformis chromosome 3, ASM39032v3, whole genome shotgun sequence genome:
aaagttacatgcagcttgtccaaatacctttgcattctatcctctcgaacttcgaaagttttatttacttggttcaccaccaataaagagtcacacttagcttcaatgacttcttccccaggcttttagctatcttgagacctgcaatcatggcctcgtactcggcctcattgttagtcaatctagaagttttgatagattgtatAATAGTGCTatccgtgggcggcttcaaaacgatgcctagcccgaaccccttcacatttgaagcaccatccgtgaaaagggtccatacccccgatgacgtacccaatttcaacaagagttccttttcaacttcgggtacgaggattggcgtgaaatcggccatgaaatccactaaaatttgagacttgatggccgtccggagTTGATATTCGATgtcatacccactgagttcgacaacccatttggccaatcgacccgacagttcaggtttgtgcaaaatattacgaagtaggtaagtggttaatacgcatacagggtgacattgaaagtatggtcttaactttctagaggcgcttattagtgcaaacgccaatttttctaagtgtggatgtctagtttctacttctcctaaggttcgacttacataataaacggaaaattgtgtaccttgctcttcccgaactaggacaccacttaccgcgatttctgatactgccaagtactaaagtttctcatctgcctttggagtgtgaagcagtggtgggctcgataagtatagcttcaactcttccaatgcctattggcattccggggtccaggcgaaatagctcttctttttgagtaaagagaaaaatctgtggcttcgatccgattacctcgaaatgaatcgcccTAAGGCAGttatccgtccagttagccttTGTACTACTTTTATACTATCCACAACGGTAatatcttcgatggccttaattttatcggggttgatctcgatcccccgatttgataccatgaagccgaggaacttacccgaaccaaccccgaaagcacatttctcgatTTGTGCGTTTGAGTATGGGTCCCTGTgggatgtcgaccccaccgacgatcatatgaatgatatgttgGGATTCCTCCTGTTTATTTTTCctattggcgtccctttctctgaaataaTTATTAGCTCGATCGCTGAGAAACTCTCGAAGGTGGTCCTCATTGAATAaatgggctacctcctcccttaattgcctgcaatcctcggtcttgtgaccatgcgtgccatgatacttgcacatcaaattcgagtttctttgggaaggatcggtttgtatgggtttgggccacctagtatctctgatccttccgattgccgaaaCAATGGCCGATGCATTGATGCTAAAATTATTttctgataaccgaggtgcctctgtgggatcggcatacttgtcgaaaccacttttgctcataagtccccgagaattttgtcctcgatcacttcttcgatcgttctgggcggaattgcgtcctgaaccattgttccttcgatctgcgatatatggttgatatcggtccctgttcgaccttggctccctatcgacgtccctctggtttttaactgtCGACCTATTTGGATATACTGAACCAGAAGGGGCTCCTAATtagtcgtcctcgaccctgatcttcgattgatatcgattgtgtacaacTGCCCAAGTtatagctggatactcgatcaaattttatttcaactatcttgatgctatcgaactccgttCGCTCAATCCTTGGGTGAAaacttgaacggcccaatcatctgtgaccagtggcaactccatgcgttccatttgaaatcgggacacgaactcccttagcatttcattatccctttgtctaaccttgaaaaggtccgatttcctcgttgcgacctttatggatCCGATATGtacctttacgaaagaatctgctagcaTGGCAAacgaatcgatggaatttggtggcaggttgtgataccaaatcattgttcccttcgaaagggtctctccgaatttttttaacagcacggattcgatttcatcatcccctaaatcgttacccttgatggagcatgtatatgaagtaacatgctcgttgggatcggtagtcccattgtatttgggtatgtctggcatacgaaacttctttagaataggcttcggagccgcgcttagaggaaacgacttttgtacaaacttcttcgaatccatccctctcaagattggcggtgcccctggtatctgatcaactcgagagttgtatgtctccacttttttatcgttggcttcgattctcttctcccctgattcaatttttttggtgagctcctcaagcattttcattaccgcaggattagtctccgattcgttaccattcgacctttccggtactggctcggtacggcAAGTATTTTACGactcgaccctattcggagccctatgttgattttgtaactgagaaatagcggcttgctgagcctgaagcatctcgaatatcaatTAGAGACTGACTCCTTCATCTCCTCTGCCttgtgttccttggccactagatcgaCCTTCTCTGCGTACACTCTCATTGAGATCTGCGCCTAGGTTGGcgtttagagcaacgtgcgaactgacatcgattgggttggcaaccggtgctgccccgagattagcctgtggcacctcgattcctggagcaatcacattttcatTTTTATCGTAGAATCCGAGGCTATTGTTAtcgtgtgtggatgcgttttgtgagtttgacatgttttaacctgaaagcaaagacaCTCAACaaagcgtaaaatagtgtgttttaccaaAACCAGTACtgaataatcactattatccttagcctcacggtgagcgccaaactgtttgccctaaaattcgagtaacaattaaacttatttagtgattttaaggatacatgatttaatccaataccaactgacaaacaaggaattgaatagataatctgaataaGAAAATAGATCAAACCAGTGTTCTAGCAGcgctttcgacctcgattcgagatggtctcgaggttgagTAGGAAGAACAATAAAGAACAGAGGATCAACAATGATGAACAGTAATAGAGAGTAAGTAAAATAAAGAACAACGTTTTTATATATCTTTAACAGTGAATCAATGCCCCccacaaatgaatggggtccctctttatatagtagaggaatcctaaataaggtacaattctaataacggaaacaaatcccatgattggcgtcaataaccgcttgattcgatctgttccggaattttcgccgagatcttcggtcggttactaatatctcgccattccgttattatgccctactcgaagtcagtcatgctcggtctcgatcttcgacgagcacttcgatcttcatacttcatactctgccattgagctAACCCGGTTTATTACGAGCTCGCTCTAGTGGCAGCTCCTCGTACCTTCGAAATCcgacatgcccgatttcgaccgtatacgcTTACAAATTCAGTCAGTTCAATTTGATAGTTTTtgaatttctttttaaaattatattaaaaataaccTAACAATCGGGTTGGTAAGGTTCGAATTGGCCGGTTGCATCAGTTTTTAGACGATCACTGACACTCCTAATAACGAGTCAAATCCATGTTGAAGTTGTAAATGCAACTAAGTGACTGGGACAAATATCCACGTTCAATTGAGACTGAAAACTGTAGCTTACAGTTTGTCGACTTGATAGATGGGAACAAAGATGGACATTTACCGAATAATGTAagttaattaaaaaatatagtagCCAAATACAGTGGCAGATCCAAAATTTTATGTAAGTgagttcaatcttagaagtacataactttagtcgtaaaatagtacttgtcaagtgggttcaaataaaatatttatacaaaatttacgcagctttaatgttaatttatatatatacataatattattttttgataaaGCGAGTTCAACTGAACTCGCTTGCCACCACCACGTGCGTCCGCCACTGGCCAAACATTTGGATAACATTGAGTTGAAGgcaaaaactaaaataaaaaattgaagcCGAAGTTGAAAAAAACATGTTTGTGGAAGTCAAGCAACTCCTATATTTTATATTTGTACAGTAGTACGCAGAGGTGAAACCAAGATTTTAATTTTATGAGTTGTTAATTTTAGAACTAGACTTCAAGTACTTATAATTGAGTTCTAAATTcaatatttatataatatttaataaacTTTTTAACACAAAGTGCACCTATCTATTTGACTCCTAAACCAAGGGCATGTAATTCAGTGTATGTCGCCATATATTTATAAAACAAGATTCAATATAGTGGAAAGATATATTAGCTACTAAATCATAGTGGCTTTTATCTTAAGTTCGGTGTGAGAGTAGTTACAGAAATAGCAATAAATGATTTTGAAGACAAATTTCCAGCTCTAAATGAGCTTAAGCTAATGTGCAAAGATAAGATTATAATTAGTGGTGTAACAAAGAAATAATTCTAGTACAACTAAAGATTTAAACATGGCGCATTATTTAGGATCTACAACAAACTACCACAGGCCAAAGAAGGCGGGACTGTGGTCAGGCATACATAAGCTAaagcacaaaaaaaaaaaaaagggcacAAGAGGGGGAGGGGGGAAAATTGTAGAATATCGTGTATATATAACATAAAAGCTCATTAAAACCACAAGCATCAAATATCTATACTATTTTAAAAGCACAAAACCCCTTAACGAAATGTCATTCGTCTTTTTTACTTTAAACATAAATTTCACAATGGACAAAATcgtaattatttatttttctaatatttaggattttaaaattaactaaaatttgaTTGATAAgttcttttcttatttgaactatgtaagaactcctaatatttaggaatgcAAAATAGAGTAAGATATTACTTAaataaatctttccttatttatcTCACAATTAATTTACTTTTTAATCGATTAGGTTTGGTATGTTTGTCTATAGTACTTTATCATTTGTTTTATATTACTTTAGTTTGGTTTAGAATAAAGATTGTGGAGTCCACTTTAAAACCAAGATTAAATCTAAAGAATACACCTCGGGGTTAAACAAGTTAGTATATCCTAATATGAATGTTTGTATTTAGAATTTATgaacaaaaataataaatgcaccCTTTAAATCAAATACTCCATCTATATTTAACTTTTACGACCAAAAATGTAAAATGCACATTCAATAAATACcataatagaaataaatattttaataccTACCATCATTATAATATTTGACATCAAATCAAATTCTAGAAAAACTTTTGAAACACTCGACAATATATTGCACGTCAAATATTTATTTAGGTGCACGCGCAATACGCGTATCCTAAAACTAGTACATAGAAAATCAAGAATGGCTATATTTTGTTGGTATCCATATACTGATATACATATAAAGTGAGGAAATTTTCAAAGGGAatgcatttatttcatttcaatACTAAACATTAATTTAGCTCATCGATATCTATTTAAAAAACTGCTCCTataatatttgaaaaacaacTAGTTGTTGAATTATAGTGGtattgatttagaaataattcCATTAGAAAATTTGTTAGTGAGAACAAATAGATACAAATAAAAGAGCAGGTCGGTACAATAAGCTCCCTCAGTGCGCGAGGTTcgaggaagggccggaccacaaaggTCTATTATATGCAACATTgtcctgcatttctgcaagatgtTGTTTCCACGGCCCCCGTAACCTTttggtcacatgacaacaactttactagTTACGCCCAAAGCTCCCCTCCAAATAGAAACTAATGATTTCACAAAAAGAAATTCCATGCAAAAGAGGAGCTCAAGATTGACCTTAAACATAAAAAGTTAACTAGGTAACAAATAAATACTATCACCATTAGAATGAAAGTTGGTGGAATTGTCTTACTAGATAATCGCTTATTACATCCACCACCTATCTGATCTTTGATGCAAAAGCTGTAATTTGCCTTCACTTTTCGATGGTGATCAAAGTCTTTGGAGTCAACAGAAACTAAAAATATCGAGATATTACATCCTCTGTTTTTTTCATTGCCTTTTGGATATAACCAGATTTTCCTGCACAAGAAACATAAGGATTCAGCAAAGAATAAGTTCAAAATCAGTGATACTGAAAGAAACAATATACACGACAAACAATAATACACCAAGGAGAAGAAGGAAGTACCATTTGTGATCTCCCACAGTAAATTCTTCAGATAACCAATCTATCCCTAGGTTTGAGAAATTACAAATCTTCCACTCGCGCTTAAATTTGTCATTAGATTTTTCGACAGACAAGCATTCACCAATTGCTTGCCTTTGGACAACAAATACCTCTGCTCCAAAGATACACTTGTCATCGATAAGGTATCCGTTAGAGGCCTCTTTGAATGCTTTATGAGCAAGAAATTTGGGAAGTCCCCATTCTGACTTGACAGATTGAAAGCGCCGCATTTTTCCTAAATCAAGGCATTGTAGCATAACAGTTGAGCCAATTATTGAAAAAGATTACTACTCAGTGTTTTCTGTCACTCAGCCTATCATCAAAGTTATTTCAAGATAACAACCATATAACATAAAAATCTTAGAAGAGAAACCTAGAGAGAAATGTACATGCTATGAAAGCACAAAGGAATGAAGGTGCTCTTGGCTCAACATCATTGCTTCTGTTTCACTAGAACACCTCTTTTTTTGTTGTCTTGGAATGTATATAGTCCATGATGGAACTCGAGTAGAAAGTATTAATTCATTTTTCGGGGAAAGGGTGGGATAGGGAGAGGAAGGGGGAAAACCGAAGATTTCACGTGGTATCAATCTAATTTATTTCGTAACTTCGTTCAATGAGAAAGATGTATATGCTAAGAAAGGACACAAGATTATATACACACTAATATTGTACCTCGCACTGTAAGATAATTGTCACAGAGTTGATTGTACAGAAAGAAGGTAAATATAGCAGTGACCTCCCAACCAGCAGCTAGGGAACTTGTCCCTGAAATGGCCAAGGAAACTGAAATATGTTCACTTCCATTTTCATGTCCGTTCCCATCGGGATAAATGATCATTTTCCTGTATCAAATCCATTCAACAATATAATTCAGATCATTTAGGACAGACTTTAATGCAGATCAACTGGCTACACTTTTTTAATTAGCTTTCCTTTTTCTTGTTGCATATGTCGAGGCTTTCCTGTTTCAAACTAAACAATTTGTTTGACTATTTCAAATCAAGTTAAACTTTTTCAATAATGCATTAGTGAGGGTTGGCAAAGGAGTCTTACCATTTATAACCACAAGCCTCAAATTCATTTGATTCAAAATTTTCAATGCCGCTCTCTGAGAGAAGGGAGAAAGACTCAATTTTCAACTTATAGTGTGTTGGCGAAGCCTCTCTAACTCCGACGATCGCTTCTGCCCATATTGCATATCAAACAAAAAAGGATAAACTTTATTGCAATTCTTCTCCATTTTAGATAAATATAGGGTAAAACTAGTCAAGTATAATGTTAGTTCCATAACTACATTAGACAAAATATGCTAGAATAAATAAGAGCAGCTTTTAAATGAGACGGTCGCCTAATTCAACATAGTATTAGAACAAGCAAGACGCACCACcgccaaaaaataaaataaaaaaactatttTCACCCATGAAATAAGACACACAATTCAACAAAATAAGCCAGTCAAGCAATGTTAGAGTTCCATTTGACAATTACAAACAAGAAAAGTATAAAAATACAGACTTTTATAAGCATAGAAAACCACAAGAAATAGAATAAACATGTCAGAGGCCAGAGCCTTGTTTGACAAATAGACGCAAAGATAATCGCACACACTAACAGCAAAccctacacacacacacacacacacacatatatatccaGCATTAAGCGAATTGTGTATGAATTGTTTAAAGTGGGTACAATACGTCGGTACTACTCATTTCAACCAAAagagtgggctaaagcacattGGAACACTAAGAAACAGAATATGTAGAGACTACAGACGAACCTTCATCTTCACAAGCAATCGATCCCATGCAAACGCAGAGGAGAAAGAGcgttacaaaaatccctaataaATTCCACAGTTTCTTATACTTCGTCCAGTTCTTTGGGACTTCACTTATATATCCTTTTCACTTTGGAATTCTAAAGGGATTTGGAATCCCTGGATTTAGGGCTTGATTAAGGGGAAAAAGATCTTTAAAAAGAAATTCTTTTTCTTAAAATTCTCCTTTCCTTCGCTTAATGTTAGTAGTGTTAGAGTACCCGCTAC
Encoded proteins:
- the LOC104091269 gene encoding uncharacterized protein isoform X1; amino-acid sequence: MEKGSANGGWKKERGEAIVGVREASPTHYKLKIESFSLLSESGIENFESNEFEACGYKWKMIIYPDGNGHENGSEHISVSLAISGTSSLAAGWEVTAIFTFFLYNQLCDNYLTVRGKMRRFQSVKSEWGLPKFLAHKAFKEASNGYLIDDKCIFGAEVFVVQRQAIGECLSVEKSNDKFKREWKICNFSNLGIDWLSEEFTVGDHKWKIWLYPKGNEKNRGCNISIFLVSVDSKDFDHHRKVKANYSFCIKDQIGGGCNKRLSSKTIPPTFILMVIVFICYLVNFLCLRSILSSSFAWNFFL
- the LOC104091269 gene encoding uncharacterized protein isoform X2 — translated: MGSIACEDEEAIVGVREASPTHYKLKIESFSLLSESGIENFESNEFEACGYKWKMIIYPDGNGHENGSEHISVSLAISGTSSLAAGWEVTAIFTFFLYNQLCDNYLTVRGKMRRFQSVKSEWGLPKFLAHKAFKEASNGYLIDDKCIFGAEVFVVQRQAIGECLSVEKSNDKFKREWKICNFSNLGIDWLSEEFTVGDHKWKIWLYPKGNEKNRGCNISIFLVSVDSKDFDHHRKVKANYSFCIKDQIGGGCNKRLSSKTIPPTFILMVIVFICYLVNFLCLRSILSSSFAWNFFL
- the LOC104091269 gene encoding uncharacterized protein isoform X3, which codes for MIIYPDGNGHENGSEHISVSLAISGTSSLAAGWEVTAIFTFFLYNQLCDNYLTVRGKMRRFQSVKSEWGLPKFLAHKAFKEASNGYLIDDKCIFGAEVFVVQRQAIGECLSVEKSNDKFKREWKICNFSNLGIDWLSEEFTVGDHKWKIWLYPKGNEKNRGCNISIFLVSVDSKDFDHHRKVKANYSFCIKDQIGGGCNKRLSSKTIPPTFILMVIVFICYLVNFLCLRSILSSSFAWNFFL